A window of the Ferviditalea candida genome harbors these coding sequences:
- a CDS encoding methyl-accepting chemotaxis protein, translating into MQNKNKLMIWLSFGAILLGLLVHLLHREFNLFGHSMMGNMSESMNLSQRFSLAMNILFIIPVALLVITSYYYRKQADHPKIPLFNMLTLTFSSISIIAGGGGTVEFHFSIFMVAAIIAYYEDIKLIAVMTIIFALQHLAGFFFIPELVFGVAEYPFLMMVIHAVFLVFTSAATSLQIISKKKYTEALESEKAKKQTEVETLLETVKNLSRQLEQTSLVVTAKSEGNIIANNEMLTSFKEVSTGLETQSESLNKIDENLQGINRMIQINSQSFSILNEKASITDNMVQKNQNNIEPLFEQVRIVSDAINRAAITMQTLNESSHQVENIIFIIQDVARQTNLLALNASIEAARAGEYGRGFAVVASEIRKLSEQSNHATEEIVNILSNIQRESTESVTQIEVGKQAAGDTVELAERSFSSFKQMNRSINEMIEIIEKLNESVKQIESQSEKISNEMTNISAITEQSVASVEQLFSITETQTSTSNQINRELIRLKELSETLQAQFSAS; encoded by the coding sequence ATGCAGAACAAGAACAAACTGATGATTTGGTTATCATTTGGGGCAATTCTGCTGGGCTTGCTTGTCCATTTGCTTCATAGGGAATTCAATCTGTTCGGACATTCAATGATGGGAAATATGTCGGAAAGTATGAATTTGAGTCAGCGTTTTTCTTTGGCAATGAATATTTTATTTATCATCCCCGTCGCGCTTTTAGTGATAACCTCTTATTATTATCGAAAACAAGCGGACCATCCAAAAATTCCATTATTCAATATGTTAACGTTGACTTTTTCCAGCATTTCAATTATTGCGGGAGGCGGAGGAACGGTAGAATTTCACTTCTCGATCTTTATGGTCGCAGCTATTATTGCTTATTACGAAGACATTAAGCTGATTGCTGTAATGACCATTATTTTTGCTTTACAGCATCTTGCAGGCTTTTTCTTTATTCCGGAATTGGTCTTTGGCGTTGCCGAATATCCTTTCTTGATGATGGTGATTCACGCTGTATTCCTGGTCTTTACGTCTGCGGCCACAAGCCTCCAAATCATTTCCAAGAAAAAATACACAGAAGCGTTGGAGTCGGAAAAAGCCAAAAAACAAACAGAAGTCGAAACCCTGCTCGAAACGGTTAAAAATCTTTCCCGACAATTGGAGCAAACTTCTTTGGTGGTTACCGCAAAATCAGAGGGGAATATCATCGCCAACAATGAGATGTTAACTTCCTTTAAAGAAGTTTCCACGGGTCTTGAAACTCAAAGCGAATCTTTGAACAAGATTGATGAGAATCTGCAAGGGATTAACCGAATGATTCAGATTAACTCTCAATCCTTTTCCATATTGAATGAAAAAGCCAGCATCACAGACAATATGGTTCAAAAAAACCAAAACAATATAGAGCCCCTATTCGAGCAAGTGCGAATCGTTTCCGATGCCATTAACAGAGCTGCAATTACGATGCAAACCTTAAATGAGTCATCCCATCAAGTGGAGAATATTATCTTCATCATTCAGGATGTGGCAAGGCAAACGAACCTTCTGGCATTAAACGCTTCCATTGAAGCGGCCCGAGCCGGAGAATACGGCAGAGGGTTCGCGGTCGTGGCTAGCGAAATTCGCAAATTATCCGAACAAAGCAACCATGCAACTGAAGAAATCGTGAATATTCTCAGCAATATTCAAAGAGAAAGCACAGAGTCGGTCACTCAGATTGAAGTCGGAAAACAAGCGGCTGGTGATACGGTAGAGCTTGCTGAACGATCCTTTTCAAGCTTCAAACAAATGAACCGATCCATAAACGAAATGATTGAAATTATTGAGAAGCTCAATGAATCCGTCAAACAAATCGAGTCTCAATCCGAAAAAATTTCCAACGAGATGACAAATATTTCAGCAATTACCGAACAAAGCGTAGCTTCTGTAGAACAGCTATTCAGTATTACAGAAACTCAAACAAGCACGTCTAATCAAATTAATCGAGAGCTGATTCGCCTAAAAGAACTTTCCGAAACTTTACAAGCGCAATTTTCTGCATCATAA
- a CDS encoding Re/Si-specific NAD(P)(+) transhydrogenase subunit alpha, with product MKLGVINEKTEGERRVALVPDTVSRLVKAGHTVMVQSGAGERAFLSDQDYREAGAEIVHDGISMIREAHVLFGVRAPGLENSIELHALKPGTVLIAVFQPLVEKVDYFQALSERGVTVFSMDAIPRISRSQSMDVLSSMSTVSGYRAVAIAAERLGKFFPLLMTAAGTIPPAKVLVLGAGVAGLQAIATARRLGAVVEAFDTRPVVREQVESLGASFVTLDVEAQQTKDGYAQALSDDAHSRELDALRGPVAHSDVVITTALIPGKRAPLLITREMVESMRPGSVIVDLAAEAGGNCELSQPGQTIEAHHVTIAAPLNVPSQLPLHASQLFSRNVVTFFNHALSQGLSVTEVPRQTEMDFTDEIVRRTCLIHNGKLVNEGLQKRLDEERG from the coding sequence ATGAAACTGGGCGTAATCAATGAAAAAACAGAGGGTGAACGCAGAGTCGCTCTTGTTCCGGATACCGTGAGCCGGTTGGTGAAGGCCGGGCATACCGTCATGGTTCAGTCGGGCGCGGGCGAACGGGCATTTCTGAGCGATCAAGACTATCGCGAAGCCGGAGCGGAGATTGTTCATGACGGGATATCCATGATTCGCGAGGCGCACGTTCTTTTTGGGGTTCGGGCGCCGGGACTGGAGAATTCCATTGAGCTTCACGCATTGAAGCCGGGTACTGTGCTTATAGCTGTGTTTCAGCCGCTCGTCGAGAAGGTTGATTATTTTCAAGCCTTGTCCGAGCGGGGCGTAACGGTTTTCAGCATGGATGCCATTCCTCGGATCAGCAGGTCGCAAAGCATGGACGTGTTGTCCTCGATGAGCACTGTCTCCGGGTATCGGGCGGTTGCCATTGCGGCTGAGCGGCTTGGCAAATTTTTTCCGCTGCTCATGACGGCAGCTGGAACCATTCCGCCTGCAAAGGTATTGGTATTGGGAGCCGGTGTAGCCGGCCTGCAGGCGATCGCGACGGCCCGCCGGCTCGGGGCAGTTGTGGAGGCGTTCGATACCCGTCCGGTGGTCCGCGAGCAGGTGGAAAGTCTCGGGGCCAGCTTCGTGACGCTGGATGTGGAAGCCCAGCAAACGAAAGACGGCTATGCGCAGGCCCTTTCAGATGACGCGCACAGCCGGGAACTGGATGCGCTTCGCGGTCCGGTTGCTCACTCGGATGTGGTGATTACGACGGCTTTGATTCCCGGGAAACGGGCGCCTCTACTGATTACTCGGGAGATGGTCGAGAGCATGCGTCCCGGTTCCGTGATTGTGGATTTGGCGGCGGAAGCCGGCGGCAACTGCGAGCTCAGTCAGCCGGGTCAAACCATCGAGGCTCACCATGTCACCATTGCGGCCCCGTTGAACGTTCCGTCACAGCTGCCGCTGCATGCCAGTCAGCTGTTTTCCCGAAATGTCGTCACGTTTTTCAACCATGCTCTGTCCCAAGGCCTTTCCGTTACTGAGGTGCCCCGACAGACGGAAATGGATTTCACGGATGAAATTGTTCGGCGCACCTGTCTGATTCATAACGGAAAACTTGTTAACGAAGGTTTGCAAAAACGTTTGGACGAGGAAAGGGGATAA
- a CDS encoding thiamine pyrophosphate-dependent enzyme: MARRYQTPFMTVIFNNQGWNATKKNTLMIHPDGAAKRDDRFWVNFDQPADMAKIAEAAGGAYAATVSDPQKVTEAAADRTGFPAVGTPGGH; the protein is encoded by the coding sequence ATGGCGCGGCGTTATCAAACGCCGTTTATGACGGTCATTTTTAACAATCAGGGCTGGAATGCGACGAAAAAGAACACGCTTATGATCCATCCGGACGGAGCCGCCAAACGGGATGACCGATTTTGGGTGAACTTCGATCAACCGGCGGACATGGCGAAGATTGCGGAAGCGGCCGGCGGAGCCTATGCAGCGACCGTGTCCGATCCGCAAAAAGTGACGGAAGCGGCTGCGGACCGGACTGGATTCCCTGCAGTCGGGACGCCCGGCGGTCATTGA
- a CDS encoding NAD(P) transhydrogenase subunit alpha, which yields MNSLFFELYIFVLAVFIGFQLISKVPSVLHTPLMSATNAIHGIILVGAITLASTVESPLGVAISAAAVFLATLNVVGGFVVTDRILGMFNTKQPKE from the coding sequence ATGAATTCGCTGTTTTTTGAACTGTATATTTTTGTTCTTGCGGTGTTCATTGGATTTCAGCTCATTTCGAAGGTGCCGTCCGTACTGCACACGCCTCTGATGTCGGCAACCAACGCCATCCACGGGATCATCCTCGTCGGCGCAATCACGCTGGCCTCGACGGTAGAAAGCCCGTTAGGGGTCGCGATCAGCGCCGCTGCGGTATTTTTGGCGACCTTGAACGTCGTGGGCGGCTTTGTGGTTACAGACCGGATTCTTGGAATGTTCAACACCAAGCAGCCAAAGGAGTGA
- a CDS encoding UbiD family decarboxylase domain-containing protein, with protein sequence MVSNIFGSRERIGEQIGLPPGSGGMAVSHEYARLEREKIAPVVIGAAEAPIKETLQTGMDIDLLRLPIVRHYEMDLSPVLTHMLVMKVPDEGFYDISFTKLFPKGPDKAGVSIRARNHFYKEGAGWKIIIDATKQTVVSSPVRFRVPPEAMERIKLKDYVRTRGGERR encoded by the coding sequence GTGGTTTCCAACATTTTCGGTTCGCGGGAACGGATCGGCGAGCAGATCGGACTGCCCCCCGGCAGTGGCGGCATGGCGGTCAGTCACGAATATGCCCGGCTGGAACGGGAAAAAATCGCGCCCGTTGTGATCGGCGCTGCGGAAGCGCCGATCAAAGAAACCCTGCAAACGGGGATGGATATCGACTTGCTGCGGCTGCCGATTGTGCGCCATTATGAAATGGATCTGAGTCCGGTATTGACGCATATGCTCGTCATGAAAGTTCCGGACGAAGGCTTTTACGATATCTCGTTTACCAAATTGTTTCCCAAAGGACCGGACAAAGCCGGGGTATCGATCCGGGCGCGCAACCATTTTTACAAAGAAGGGGCCGGCTGGAAGATCATCATTGATGCGACCAAGCAAACCGTCGTGTCTTCGCCTGTGAGATTTCGCGTGCCGCCGGAGGCGATGGAAAGAATCAAATTGAAGGATTATGTGCGGACGAGGGGAGGGGAGCGTCGATGA
- a CDS encoding NAD(P)(+) transhydrogenase (Re/Si-specific) subunit beta, whose amino-acid sequence MNNLTQIAYLLTSIFFILGVMRLRSPATARSGNLLAGIGMAIAVIAVLITDHHFSFILIGLAVAAGVIVGTVSAKRVRMTAMPQMVALFNGMGGGAAALVSIGEWIRSSSAGESWTATLSISALFTILIGSISFTGSVVAFAKLQEWITGRPITYPGQKAVNALLFAAALVIAVILMFADPSAMWAAFLIFVILSLALGVLVTLPIGGADMPVVISLLNAFTGLAAAATGFLLANNVLIIAGALVGASGTILTQQMSRAMNRPIANILFGAFGKVSAGASSTGDSDGVVQPATVEDVAMLLAYARRVVIVPGYGLAVARAQQEVRQLADKLAPRGVNVIYGIHPVAGRMPGHMNVLLAEANVPYDKLYEMEAVNPEFPETDVVLVIGANDVTNPAARNEPSSPLYGMPVLNVDQARRIIVLKRSMSPGFAGIDNPLYTNPKTNMLFGDAKETVGQLLRALDDV is encoded by the coding sequence ATGAATAATCTTACGCAAATTGCCTATTTGTTGACTTCCATATTTTTTATTTTGGGCGTGATGCGGCTCAGGTCTCCTGCTACCGCCCGATCCGGAAATCTATTGGCCGGCATCGGCATGGCCATTGCCGTTATCGCGGTTCTGATCACGGATCATCACTTTTCATTCATTCTGATCGGTTTGGCTGTAGCGGCCGGGGTGATCGTCGGAACGGTGTCGGCGAAACGGGTCCGCATGACGGCCATGCCCCAAATGGTTGCGCTGTTTAACGGAATGGGAGGGGGCGCGGCGGCCCTCGTTTCGATCGGCGAGTGGATTCGCTCGTCATCTGCAGGCGAGTCCTGGACGGCAACTCTTTCGATTTCCGCTTTATTTACCATTCTCATCGGATCCATCAGCTTCACAGGCAGTGTGGTGGCGTTCGCCAAGCTTCAGGAGTGGATTACCGGACGACCGATTACATATCCCGGACAAAAGGCCGTCAACGCGCTGCTGTTTGCTGCGGCGCTGGTCATTGCCGTCATCTTGATGTTTGCCGATCCTTCTGCCATGTGGGCTGCTTTTCTTATATTTGTGATTCTATCGCTGGCATTGGGTGTCTTAGTCACGCTGCCCATCGGAGGAGCAGACATGCCTGTCGTGATTTCCCTGCTCAATGCGTTTACCGGACTTGCCGCGGCTGCCACGGGATTTCTCCTGGCTAATAACGTGCTGATTATTGCCGGCGCCTTGGTGGGCGCATCGGGAACGATTCTGACCCAGCAGATGAGCCGCGCGATGAATCGGCCGATTGCCAATATTCTGTTCGGCGCGTTCGGCAAAGTGTCTGCGGGAGCATCGTCCACCGGGGACTCGGACGGCGTCGTGCAGCCGGCGACGGTGGAGGATGTCGCCATGCTGCTGGCTTATGCGCGACGCGTCGTCATCGTGCCGGGCTACGGTTTGGCCGTGGCGCGGGCCCAGCAGGAAGTCCGTCAACTGGCAGACAAGCTGGCGCCGCGCGGCGTGAATGTCATCTACGGGATTCATCCCGTAGCCGGCCGGATGCCGGGGCATATGAACGTGCTGTTGGCCGAGGCCAATGTTCCCTATGACAAATTGTACGAAATGGAGGCTGTCAATCCGGAATTCCCCGAAACCGACGTCGTATTGGTTATCGGGGCGAATGACGTGACCAATCCGGCCGCCCGCAATGAACCCTCAAGCCCGCTTTACGGAATGCCGGTTCTCAATGTCGACCAAGCGCGAAGGATTATCGTGTTGAAGCGCAGCATGAGTCCGGGATTTGCCGGTATTGATAACCCGCTGTACACCAATCCGAAGACCAACATGCTGTTTGGGGATGCAAAGGAGACCGTAGGGCAACTTTTGAGAGCGCTTGACGACGTATAA